GATGTAATGAAAAAAGAAGACATTACGTCCTTAATAGATAGCACGATTAAAGCATTTGGAAGTGTAGATATATTAATTAACAATGCAGGTGGTCCTCCAGCAGGAACTTTTGATGAGTTTGAAGATGAACAATGGCAACAAGCGTTTGAGCAAAATTTATTAAGCTATGTGAGATCCATTCGTGCAGTACTTCCTTCGATGAGAGAAAAGAAATGGGGAAGAATCGTCAATGTCGCTTCTTCCTCTTTTAAGCAACCAATCGATGGACTACTGTTATCTAATGTCATGCGTACTGGTGTCATGGGGTTAGCGAAAACACTAGCGACTGAATTAGGACCTGACAACATTTTAATTAATACGATTGGTCCAGGAAGAATCGCCACAGATCGTGTTGCGGAACTAGATGAAATTGCTGCAAAGACAAGTGGAGTAATGACAGAAGAGATTGTTCGTGATAGGGAGGCATTAATTCCGCTTGGTAGATATGGAAACCCTGAAGAATTTGCCAAACATGTCGTGTTTTTATGCTCTGAGGCAAATACGTATGTAACTGGTCAAGCATATTTAATTGACGGTGGAATGGTGAAGTCTTTTTAACCTAAGACGAAACTCCAAATTAACGGAACTTATTAAGTTTGATAGTTCTTTCATATGATAAAATGAAAAGGGTGTATATGAAAGGGGGAAAACTAATGCGAATTTCAGAAATTAAAAGACTTGCGCGATTATCTCTTCGAGTAAATGGAAAAAAGCTGTACTGTTAACATTCATTTCTATTATTGTTACAGCAGCAATTGAGAGTTTATTTAGCGGTGGATCTGAAGACTTTAGTTTTACAAGCATTATTAGCTCTATTATTTTAATACCTTTTACTATTGCAGTAAGTTATTATTTTTTAGAAATGTATCGTAATGAGTATCCGAAAATTGAAAGAGTTTTTACTATTTATAAAGATTGGAATTATTCCTTAAAGATTGTTGCTACGTCAATATTTGTATGGATTTTCACATTCTTATGGTTTTTATTATTAATTATTCCAGGAATCATTAAAGGAATAGCCTATTCCCAAACCTATTTCATTCTGAAAGATAATCCAGATCTTATGCCATTGGAGGCTATTACAGAAAGTCGTAAACGGATGAATGGCTTGAAATGGAAGTTCTTCCTACTAAATTTAAGTTTTATCGGATGGGGAATCTTATGTATATTCACACTCGGCATAGGACTTTTATGGTTAATCCCTTATATTACTACTAGCTTAGCTGCATTTTATCAAGAACTAATTTATTTACCTCATGAACCAAAAGAAGAGAACAGTGAAATGTTGGATAATAGTTAAATATCTCACCTTATTTAAACTGCACACAATCAAAATCGTGTGCAGTTTTTATTATATTTATCGAAAAAAGGTTATCAATAGTTAATAACGAAATATATAGTAATAGATTACAAGTATCCAGAGTGTGAAACGAGAATTTGGGGGTATAAAAATGATTAAGAAATTGGTAAAGAAAGCATTGAAAAAACTTTTGAAAAAGGTAGTAAAAAAGCTATGAAGAAAGTAACGGTTTTAATAATTAGTGCTGTAATAGTCGTTTTTTTAGCTAGTTGTGGAACGACTCAATCTGTGAAAAAAACTGAGAAATATACTGGTTTTGTAAGTGAAGAAAACATCTTAGAGGTAGAAGCAGAAGCAATTTGGAATAAGGAAGAAAACGTCTATGATGTTACGGCGACAATAACAAATTTAACAGATGAGATGATTCAAATCATTTTTGATTGTGGTGCATTAATTTCTTACACAGGTAAGGTGAGGCCCGAAATTTGTGATACAGCGTACTCGCAAGGCTTAGAGGCTGGGCAAAGTACGAAGACAACAATCAAAATTAAGGAAGAGGACTTTAAGGTTAACAATGAAGATTTTATGCTGTTTGTCGAATATGAAGTTGCAGATTCTGGAGTTTCTAAGATGGGTTTTCAGTTACGTGCGAGATAATAAGTAAAATATCATACTTTAATGCCGTTCAAGCTTTATCACAGACTAAACAGAATGGAATTATATATATAAATCTACAAAGTTAATTATAGAAAGTAAAATAACTTTGGTGGAGGGATTATTTATATGAAAAAGTTGATTATGGCTTTGGTAATTTGTATAAGTATGTTCAGTATAGTAGGCTGTGGAAGTGCAACAATTGACGATACAGACAATCAACAGGAGAAATTATCAAAAGATGATGCCGAGGTCCTAATCTATCAACAGTTAAGCAGTGAGGAACAAAATGAATATACAATAGACTTTACTGAAGAGAAAGATAACAAGTATTATATAAGAGTATATAAAATGGTCGATGGAAATATTGAAGTGAAATCAGAGTATACAGTAAATTATTTAACCCAAGAAGTAGAAAAAATAAAATAACTTTAAGAGCAAGGAGAATAATATGCGTACGTTAATTAGTATTTTTGTATACTTAATCCTTTTATTAGGAGTGTCCTTTTTACTTTTCTTTTCACTAGTTTCAACATGGGAGACGAATGAACCTGTCATTGCCTATCTTCTCTCATTAATATTTTCACATCTATTACTAAATAACTTCGAATACTTTGGCAAAAAGTGAGAAATCGAGGTTCTGCTATAATCATTAAAGACAATAAAGTTGCGCTTATTAAAAGAGTGAAAGATCATGTCACTTATTACGTCTTTCCTGGTGGAGGTATAGAAAAAGGGGAGACGCCTGAAGAAGCAACGAAAAGAGAAGCCTATGAAGAATTAGGCGTAACAATAAAAGTAAATGAATGTTTTGATACGTTAGACTTTAATGGAAAACAATACTTCTTTATGGCAGAAATCATTGAAGGAGTCTTCGGAACTGGACAAGGTGAAGAATTCAAACGTAATTGCAGTGAAAGAGGGACATATGAACCAGTATGGGTTGAATCGACACTTGTAGCAAACTCGATATAAAACCTTTCCAAGTTGCTGAAAAGCTGCAACTAATATATAAAGAAAAGATTTAAAACGGTGCTTTGGGTAGCATTGTTTTTTTATGTAAAAATTTTACTAAACCTTAATTTCTTATGTTATTGTAATAAAAAGAAAATAGAAACGGAGATTTAATATGTATACATACATAGAATTCACAAAAGAAATGGCCCTAGAATTAATAGATTTCTTAACTTCTGAAACGTGGAGTTTTCATGGACAAGAAAACCCTACAGAAGAGTCAATAAGAAGAAATTTAGAAAATGGTTTTTATACTGAAAAAGGAAACAGAACTTTTTGGATTACAAATAATGATAAGAAAATTGGCTTGATTAGATTGTTTGATTTAGAAGATCCTACTTGCTTATTTGATATTCGTTTAAAGGAAAAGTGGCGTGGGAAAGGAATAGGTAAAGAAGCTGTAAATTGGCTAACGAACTTTGTTTTTAGTACCTATCCAGAGATGATAAGAATTGAAGGCCATACAAGAGTAGATAATTATGCAATGCGGAAAACATTCTTTAAAAGTGGCTATGTAAAAGAGGCCTATCACCGTCAGTCTTGGAGACAGAGAGGAAATTTATATGATTCCGTCGGCTACGCGATGATTCGTGAAGATTGGGAAAATAAAACGAAGACGAGTATTAATGACGATTTTCCTTATTAAAATTATTTGAAAAGATGAGTTGGTGAAGCTAATGAAAGTGCTATTTTTATGTACAGACAACTACACAAGAAGTGTATCTGCAGAAATGTGTCTTAAACATTACTTAAAGAAGAATAATATAAAAGGAATTGAAGTTGCTTCAGCAGGAGTAAGAGCGAATAGCGACTTAAGTAAGTATTCTAGTATTCATTTTGAAAGAATGAAAGAGTTAGAGATAGATACGTCCTCTTTTGAAAGAAATCAATTTGAGAAAGATTTTTTCACTTTATATGATGTGATTGTTGGAATGGGTGTTGAGCACAAACAATATCTTTTTGAGCAATATGGCGAAAAGATATACGTATTTAATGAAATCTATAAAAATGATGAAAGTTCTTTAGTAGTACCGCCTCCAGATGAAAAAGGGCTTTACTTACTTGAAATTAAGAATATGGTCGATGACCTTCTACGAGCGATGCCTGCATTTGTGAACAACTTACTTAAACTTCAAAAGATGCAGGTGAAAAGGTAATGGGAAAATGGCTAATGGCCAATAGGATAGGAATGAGGATATGAATGGAGATTTCAATTGAAGCAAGTCAATTTCTCCAGCACTTAATGGGGAAATGGAAGAAGTCAGGTGTAAGAATTGGCTATAACGAAAAAAGCACATGAGGTTTATCTAACTTTAAATTAACTCTGGATGAGTTAAAAGATGGGGATATTGTAAAGGAAGTTAATGGATTAACTGTTTTCTACAATGATGAAGTTGTTCCACATATTGAACGATTAATCATCACTTATGAAAATGGTAGACTTGGATTACATGACTTAGAAAAAGTGAATAAGTTAAAATGAACTTAAAAGATATAGAAAGTAATTAGGAGAGTACTATGCACTTTATTATTGATATCATTGGTTTTATAGTACGATTTATTATTGGGCTTTTGGTAGATTTGTTTATATGGAAGAAAATTAGAAATATATTTTTTTCGCATGAAAAAACTGTGTTAGAGCTACAAAAAGAATTATCATGGTTTAGAGAATTTATGAATGATCCCAGATATGACCATATTATATTTAATAATTATGAAGTTAAACGATATTTAGCAAATGGGAATAATTTAGATAACCTTTATGATAGTGAACAAGAAAAGGAAGTTTTTAAGAATCTCGTTATGAAAGAACATAAAAGGTATGTTGGCATTGGTATGGATAAAGGAACTTCCTAACGCATTAGGAAGTTCCTTATTGTTTTATATAGAAACTTTATTTTCAGACCACTTTTCTAAAGTATAAGCCATCTCCCAGAAGTCTAGTTCATAGTAGCTACTTATGATAAAGTGTTCTTTCATTCTTTCACGATCTTTTTCTGACACAGTTTCGGCAATCGCATCTAGTCGATTAATTTGCTCTTCAACTAACTCTCGGAACCACTCCCCACCATAAGCTGCAATCCATTCTTGATAAATCGGTTCTTGTGGAGATTCGTCTGTAAGGCGTTCACCAACCTCATAATACAACCAATAGCAAGGTAAAATGGCTGCAATAATGTCTCCGATATGACCTTCATAAGCCGCGCGGTACATATGGGAAGTGTACGCATATGCAGTCGGTGCAGGCTTAAAGTTCTCCATTTCCTCTTTTGTAATTCCTAAACGCTTACTAAAATTTTCATGAAGCGATAACTCTGCTTCATACGTTCCTTGCGCATGTGCAGCCATTCTTGCTGTCGTATGTAAATCACCTGCTTTAGCCGCTCCTAACGCTTGAACTTTTGCAAAGTGTGTTAAATAATAAGCATCTTGCATCACATAGTACCGGAAGTTTTCTAACGGTAAATCTCCTTTCCCAATTCCCTTGACGAAAGGATGGGCAAAACTTGCTTCCCAAATAGCATTTGCTTCATTTCTTAGCTGTGCTGAAAATTTCATACAATCACTCCTCATTGTTTTTAAAAATAAAAAACCACCTTCAATTATTTGAAAGTGGTTGTAGAAAACGTTATACATAACATTTATACACCACTTCCCTACGCTAGTATGAACTAGATCAGGTTCAGAGGGTCTTAAAGTAGCACTTTAATCTCAGCCTTTAAAAGGCTCCCCTAGTGGACAAACTATTCTATTATTAGTAAAATTTTCTAAATAAAGGATAACGATAGATAAGTAGAAAGTCAAATTTGTTTACAATTTAATATACGAAAAGAAGAATAAAATATGACAATAAAAAGAGAGATGAACAAATGCACAATTTATCAATCGATGTATTGAAGAATAATATTACAAGCATCCTATCAGCTAATAGCATTTCTTTAATCCAAAAAGGATACTCTAGTGATAAAAAGTATCTCGTCTCGTTTGCGGATGGCCAAAGAAATCTACTTAGAATAGGTAAGATTGAGTCTTACGAGCGAAAGAGCGCAGAAATAAAGGTATTGCAGCAGGCAAAACGATTCGATGTACAGTGCCCAGAACCAATAGAGATAGGAAAATTTAAGGAATTAGGTTTATGTTATTACATCGTATCCTATATTGAAGGTGAAGAAGCACGAGAATACTTGCCCCTTTTTACAGAGGATGATCAGAAAAAAATAGGAGTTTCTGCAGGAAAAGACTTAGCAAGGATTCATCGTATACCAGCTCCAAACCACATGAACTCATGGTATGAACGGGCAATGAGTAAACATTATCGCTATACAGAAGCATATAAGACATGTGGCATTAAACTATCCAATGATGAAAAAATTTTGGCTTACATAGAAGAGAATAAACATTTATTAAAAAGTCGTCCAAATCAATTACAACATGATGATTTTGGTCCTAGTAATCTAATTATTAAAGATAAAAAGTATAGTGGAGTCATTGATTTTAACAATTTTGATTGGGGCGATCCATACCATGATTTCGTCAAAATTGCATTATTTACTACTGAAATAAGTATTCCTTTTTCCATTGGACAGTTGAATGGCTATTTTAATGGAAAAATTCCAGAAGATTTCTGGAAGCTTTATTCCGTCTATGTTGCGATGGTTTTGTTCTCATCAATAATATGGTCGCAACGCTTTGCGCCAGGTCAATTAGAAGAAATGAAAACTAGGCTTGAGAGAATTATAGAAGAGCATCACAATTTTGAACTTCAAAAACCTACATGGTTTACACAAGAAAACGATGAAACGGAGAATGTACTATGAAACCTTATGGATATAGCCTTAAATCAGTAACACCAATTTTTCGTATTTTTGATGTTGAAAAAGCAATAGCGTTTTACACAGGATATTTATCATTTCAAGTAGATTGGCAACATCAGTTTGAAGAAAACTTTCCAATTTATATGCAAGTCTCACTAAATGGCTGTATCCTTCATTTCTCCGAACATCACGGTGATTGTAGTCCTGGTGCAGCAATTAGAGTTGAAATAGTTGGGATTGAAGCGCTCTACGAGGAATTATCTACAAAACAATACAAATATGCCAAGCCCGCTATTGAAGTTACTCCTTGGAATACAAAGGAAATGCAAGTGACAGACCCGTTCGGAAACAAAATAAATTTCTATGAAAATATGTAAAAAAGGGGATATACATAATGACACCACCAAAACATATCGTTTCAGCGGCAGCTATTATACTAAATGATAAAAATGAACTCCTATTAATTAAAGGGCCGCGTCGAGGTTGGGAAATGCCTGGCGGACAAGTGGAAGAGGGAGAGTCTTTGAAGGAAGCGGCCATTCGTGAAACGAAAGAAGAATGTGGATTAGATATTGAAGTGACAAAATTTTGTGGCGTGTTTCAAAATGTAAGTCGCTCGATATGTAATACATTATTTTTAGCGAAGCCAATCGGCGGTAACCTCACGACAACAGATGAATGTTTAGATTATGGTTTTTTTCCGATTGAAGAAGCATTAGAGATGGTCACTCACAAAAACTTTAGGCAACGATTTGAATATTGTTTGGATGAAGAAAGACAGCCATTTTATATAGAGTTTTAATAAAGATATTAATAAGAGAATATAGTAGTTCTATTAGTGGAAGGGAGTTAATACGTTGATGGATGAAAAGATTTTAAACAATGATCAATTATATAACTTGTTAGATTCATTACTAAGAGATCCTATAGTCTTTTGGGATGATTTTTATGAAGATCGTGATAAGAAAATCCCTTTTTTCAAAAACTCCCCTGATGAAAATTTAGTCGAATATTTTAGAGATGGATTAAATCCTACACTAGTATTAGAGATTGGTTGTGGACCTGGTAGAAATGCAATATATATGGCAAAACAAGGGTGCGAAGTTGATGGGCTAGATCTCTCAAAAGCAGCACTTAAGTGGGCACAAGAAAGAGCAGATGAGGCAGGGGCCAATATTAATTTCATTTGTAAATCTTTATTTGATTTTAATGTAGAACCATATACATATGACTTCATCTACGACAGTGGAATGTTCCACCACCTTGCACCGCATAGAAGGATCACATATTTAAATAAGATTCGTAAAGCTTTAAAACCTAATGGTTATTTCGGGATTGTTTGCTTTAATACGGATGGTGCCCCAGCAAGTACTGATTGGGAAATTTATCGAGATAGAAGTTTAAAAGGCGGAATCGGTTACTCAGAAGAACGTTTTAGAGAAATATTTGAAGAACACTTCAATATCATTCATTTAAGAACGATGAAAAATACGCCACCTCAAAGTGGAATGTTCGGAATAGACTTCTTATGGACGTCATTAATGCAAATTAAAGGTGAGTGATAAATAAAGGAGCTATTACCTGCTCGTAGAATTATATACATATAACGTATATAAGAGGTGAGAGTATGAATGCACATGAAATAGAATACAAGCTTTATGGAGATGACATGCAATTCGTCGAAATTGAATTAGATCCAGGTGAAAGTGCAGTTGCTGAAGCTGGCGGTATGATGATGATGGAAGACGATATTGAAATGGAAACAATCTTTGGGGATGGTACAGAAGTAAAAGGTGGATTATTCGGTAAACTAGTTGGTGCTGGAAAGCGATTAGTAACTGGTGAGAGTCTCTTTATGACAGTCTATACAAACGATGGAGGAGTAAAAAGACATGTTTCTTTTGCCGCTCCATACCCAGGAAAAATTATACCTGTTGATTTGAGTGAACTTGGCGGAAAGGTAATCTGTCAAAAGGATTCGTTCCTTTGTGCTGCAAAAGGCGTTTCAATTGGCATAGACTTTCAAAAAAAATTAGGCGCAGGTTTCTTTGGTGGAGAAGGTTTTATTATGCAGAAGCTTGAAGGTGATGGGTTAGCATTTTTGCATGCAGGTGGAACAATTCATCGTCGTGAATTACAGCCTGGTGAAAGACTTCGAATAGATACAGGGTGCCTTGTTGCATTAACAAAAGAAGTGGATTATGACATTGAATATGTTGGCAAAGTGAAAACGGCCCTATTTGGTGGGGAAGGATTATTTTTTGCAACAGTTAAAGGACCAGGTACTGTCTGGATTCAATCACTTCCTTTCAGTCGCTTAGCAGATCGAATCTTTGCTAGTGCACCAAGTAATGGCGGGAAATCGAAAGGTGAAGGCAGCGTCTTAGGTGGAATTGGTGACTTACTTAACGGTGATGATTAATAGAACACGAAAGGGGGAGTTAGATGTCTGAAAAAAAGCCAATAAATTATCGCATAGTATTAGTGATGATTATCATTTTTATATACTCCCTTTTCCTTATATATTCTGGATTGAAGGATCCAATAGCTATAATTGATGTCATTATAGGAGTAGTACTTTTAATCGGAGTTTTTACTTATTTGCCTAGAGAACTTAGAACTACAAAGGAAGATATCATGCTGAAATGGGAAAAGGATCGTGAAAAAGGGAAAAAGTATTTCATCTTCATTCATGGACCTGCTTTCTACAGTTTCCCACTAGCGATAGTTTTGGAAATTAGTGATGGGACTCATACGATACAGGGGTTTATAATAAAATTAGCAATCTTTTATGTCATCGGTATGCTTATGGGATTATACACTTACTCAAATTCTGAGGACAAATATAAAAGATGGAAATATGATCAATAAAAAATCGCTTAGGATACCCCTAAGCGATTTTGCAGTCTTAAGCTGATAAAATTTTACGAATTCGCTCTAGCGCCCAATCTAGTTCTTCTTTTGAAATTACTAGTGGTGGAGCGAAACGGATAACATTTTCATGCGTTTCTTTACATAATAAACCTTCTGCTTTTAGTGCTTCACAATGACTACGTGCTGGCTCGTTTAATTCAACACCGATAAATAATCCTTTACCGCGAACTTCTTTAATAACTGGATTATCAATCTTCTTTAACTCATCCATAAAATAAGTTCCTAATTCTAATGAACGATCTGCTAACTTTTCGTCAACTAACACGTCAAGTGCAGCGATTGAAACAGCACAAGCAAGTGGATTACCACCAAATGTAGACCCGTGAGAACCAGGCTCAAATACACCTAAAATATTACGATCAGCAGCAACACATGAGATAGGGAATACACCGCCACCTAATGCTTTACCTAAAATGTACATGTCTGGCTTGAAACCTTCCCAGTCAGAAGCGAACATTTTTCCAGAACGACCTAATCCAGCTTGAATTTCATCAGAAACGAATAATACGTTTTCTTGCTTACATAAATCATATGCAGCTTTTAAGAATCCTTCTGGAGGAATGATAATCCCTGCTTCACCTTGAATTGGCTCAATTAAGAATGCTGCAGTATTCGGTGTAATCGCATTCTTCAATGCTTCTAAATCACCATAAGGAATAATTTTTATCCCAGGTAACATTGGTCCGAATCCACGCTTATATTCATCATTAGAAGATAAAGATACAGCAGTCATCGTACGCCCGTGGAAGTTATCCACACATGCGATAATTTCCGCTTGGTTCTCCGCAACACCTTTTACATCGTATGCCCAACGACGAACAGCTTTTACCGCTGTTTCAACCGCTTCAGCACCAGTGTTCATTGGTAAAACCATTTCCATGTTTGTTAGTTTAGCAACCTTTTCATACCAAGGTCCTAATTGATCGTTATGGAATGCACGAGACGTTAAAGTAATTTTATCTGCTTGTGCCTTTAATGCTTCAATAATTCTAGGGTGACGATGTCCTTGGTTTACTGCAGAGTATGCACTAAGCATATCCATATATTTATTTCCTTCAGGATCTTTTACCCAAACACCTTCTGCTTCAGATACAACGATTGGCAGTGGGTGATAGTTATTTGCGCCATATTTTTCAGTGACTTCAATTATGTTATTTGTTTTTGTAGTCATAATATTACCTCCAATTCCTTATTATGTAGACGTTTCCATTATAACAATCATTTCTTACGTTTGTATATTCCTTTTCCCTCTTCCTTATTATGCGTTCCTTTTCTACAATAAAACATGATATGATAAGAAAAAAGTTATCTATACATAGGAGGATAAAAAATGTTACATGCACACGTGTCATCTTGGATAATGGTATTGGTATTATTTATTGTTGTTTTACTTCTGCATAAGCTTGGTAAAGCAAAAGGTGCGAAAATTACACACATGGTATTGCGCTTATTTTTACTTTTAACTGCAATTACAGGAATAGGGATGGTTTTTCAATATCATAGCTATTCAGCTGTTATGGTAGCATTATCATTGAAAGTAATTCTTTCTCTTTATGTACTATTCTTAATTGAAAAGATTTTAGTTCGTACGAAAAAGGGAACATTAGAATCACATTATTGGATTCAATTTATTCTTGTCGTAGCAACAATCTTATACTTAGGTTTAGGTGTATTACCATTCTCGTTTATGGGATAATACTTAGCACTGTAAGAGCTGTAGACATATGTCTACGGCTCTTTTTCTATATCGACATGCAATAATAAATCTCTCTTGCATACAATAAATACAGCTTGAAATGGCAGAAAACGAGAGGGAGAGTAAAATGTGTGGAATTACAGGGTGGATTGATTGGAAGAGAAATCTAAAAAATGAACAGTCCACAATCATTAAAATGGCGGACAAATTAACAGATCGTGGTCCTGATGATGGAAGAACGTTTTGCGCTGATCACGTTGCATTTGGACATCGTAGATTAATCGTTGTAGACCCAAAGGGAGGTCTTCAACCGATGTCCCGTCAAAAGGACAATGAAACATATACAATGGTTTATAACGGTGAGCTTTATAACACAGAAGATATTCGGAAAGAGTTATTAAAAAGAGGCTATACGTTCGAATCGCATTCTGACACAGAAGTATTATTGACTGCTTACATCGAATGGAAAGAAAAATGTGTCGATCATTTAAATGGAATTTTTGCATTTGCGATATGGACACATAACGAAGAAAAACTCTTTATTGGTCGAGATCGTTTAGGTGTTAAACCGCTCTTTTATTATGAAAAAGATGGGGCATTAATTTTTGGCTCAGAATTAAAAGCAATATTAGCCCATCCGAGTGTGAACGCAGAAGTTGATCAATCAGGCTTATGTGAAATTTTCGGTTTAGGTCCGTCGCGTTCTCCAGGGCACGGAATTTTTAAAGATATAGTAGAATTGCGACCTGCACATGCGCTAACATACACGAAGTCTGGGCTAAACGTTTGGCGTTATTGGAATGTGAAAAGTGCACCGCACAATGACAATGTCGAAGAGACAGCAGAAAGAATAAGACATTTATTCGTCGATACTGTAGAAAGGCAGCTCGTCGCAGATGTTCCCGTTGCAACATTTTTATCTGGTGGGGTAGATTCTAGTGCAATAACGGCAATTGCTTCTAACTACTTCGAAAAAGAAAATCGCGGACGACTTCATACGTATTCGATTGATTATATCGATAATGATAAATACTTTAAGGAAAATGAATTTCAGCCAAATAGTGATGGACCTTGGATTAAGAAAATGTCAGAGGCCTTTAATACAGTTCATCATAACTGTGTCATCACAAACGAAGATTTAGCAGGGTATTTAAAAGAAGCAGTAACTGTTCGTGACCAACCGGGGATGGCAGATATTGATTCATCATTATTATGGTTTTGCAAGAAAATTAAAAGTGATGTTACGGTTGGCTTATCAGGAGAGTGTGCCGATGAGATTTTTGGAGGGTACCCATGGTTTCACCGCAAAGAAGACCTAGAGCGTGAAGGTTTTCCATGGATGCGTTCAACAAGTGCTCGAAGAGGTTTACTAAATCCTTCGTGGCAAAAAAAGCTTGACTTACAAGGTTATGTAGAACAGAAATACAAGGATACAGTAAAGGAAACTCCCCATGTTGATGGAGAAAGCAAGCTTGAAAGGCAAAGACGAGAGTTATTCTACTTAAACATGCTTTGGTTTATGACTACACTTCTAGATCGAAAAGACCGAATGAGTATGGGAGCGAGTCTTGAAGTTCGAGTTCCATTTGCAGATCACCGGTTAGTCGAATATGTTTGGAACATTCCATGGGAAATGAAAATGCTTGATAATCGTGAAAAAGGGATTTTAAGAAAAGCGTTAGAAGGTATTCTTCCCAATGAGATTTTATATCGGAAAAAGAGCCCATACCCAAAGACACACAACCCATATTACACAAAAGCAGTTGTAAGTTGGATGAATGAAATACTCGCTCAAAAAGATGCACCACTATTTGAATTCTTTAATCGTGATAAAGTAAAAGAAATCGTTGATTCAGAAGGAACAGCCTTTAAAGAGCCTTGGTTCGGTCA
This genomic interval from Lottiidibacillus patelloidae contains the following:
- a CDS encoding ornithine--oxo-acid transaminase codes for the protein MTTKTNNIIEVTEKYGANNYHPLPIVVSEAEGVWVKDPEGNKYMDMLSAYSAVNQGHRHPRIIEALKAQADKITLTSRAFHNDQLGPWYEKVAKLTNMEMVLPMNTGAEAVETAVKAVRRWAYDVKGVAENQAEIIACVDNFHGRTMTAVSLSSNDEYKRGFGPMLPGIKIIPYGDLEALKNAITPNTAAFLIEPIQGEAGIIIPPEGFLKAAYDLCKQENVLFVSDEIQAGLGRSGKMFASDWEGFKPDMYILGKALGGGVFPISCVAADRNILGVFEPGSHGSTFGGNPLACAVSIAALDVLVDEKLADRSLELGTYFMDELKKIDNPVIKEVRGKGLFIGVELNEPARSHCEALKAEGLLCKETHENVIRFAPPLVISKEELDWALERIRKILSA
- a CDS encoding DUF1516 family protein, with amino-acid sequence MLHAHVSSWIMVLVLFIVVLLLHKLGKAKGAKITHMVLRLFLLLTAITGIGMVFQYHSYSAVMVALSLKVILSLYVLFLIEKILVRTKKGTLESHYWIQFILVVATILYLGLGVLPFSFMG
- the asnB gene encoding asparagine synthase (glutamine-hydrolyzing), whose protein sequence is MCGITGWIDWKRNLKNEQSTIIKMADKLTDRGPDDGRTFCADHVAFGHRRLIVVDPKGGLQPMSRQKDNETYTMVYNGELYNTEDIRKELLKRGYTFESHSDTEVLLTAYIEWKEKCVDHLNGIFAFAIWTHNEEKLFIGRDRLGVKPLFYYEKDGALIFGSELKAILAHPSVNAEVDQSGLCEIFGLGPSRSPGHGIFKDIVELRPAHALTYTKSGLNVWRYWNVKSAPHNDNVEETAERIRHLFVDTVERQLVADVPVATFLSGGVDSSAITAIASNYFEKENRGRLHTYSIDYIDNDKYFKENEFQPNSDGPWIKKMSEAFNTVHHNCVITNEDLAGYLKEAVTVRDQPGMADIDSSLLWFCKKIKSDVTVGLSGECADEIFGGYPWFHRKEDLEREGFPWMRSTSARRGLLNPSWQKKLDLQGYVEQKYKDTVKETPHVDGESKLERQRRELFYLNMLWFMTTLLDRKDRMSMGASLEVRVPFADHRLVEYVWNIPWEMKMLDNREKGILRKALEGILPNEILYRKKSPYPKTHNPYYTKAVVSWMNEILAQKDAPLFEFFNRDKVKEIVDSEGTAFKEPWFGQLMTGPQLIAHLAQINFWFEHYNVSVKA